In the genome of Rhizobium rhizogenes, one region contains:
- a CDS encoding DUF930 domain-containing protein yields MRKLLPAALSAFFLGLQAFTPAFAIDASVMRQLNALAPEERLEQRCDIEAMERIATEQKGMRPDKVIAYTFGDPEVGKNSIKAPGAVFRSSGEWYKLKYKCQLKSDSLSIQSFDYRVGDRIPEEQWKKLYLYD; encoded by the coding sequence ATGCGAAAGCTTCTTCCCGCTGCCCTTTCTGCCTTTTTCCTCGGCTTGCAGGCCTTTACCCCCGCTTTCGCGATCGACGCCAGCGTCATGCGGCAGCTGAATGCGCTCGCCCCCGAAGAGCGTCTGGAACAGCGTTGCGATATCGAGGCGATGGAGAGGATAGCGACGGAGCAGAAGGGCATGCGGCCGGACAAGGTCATCGCCTATACCTTCGGCGATCCGGAAGTTGGCAAGAACTCCATCAAGGCGCCGGGCGCGGTCTTCAGAAGTTCCGGCGAATGGTACAAGCTCAAATACAAGTGCCAGCTGAAGAGCGACAGCCTCAGCATCCAGTCCTTCGATTACCGCGTTGGCGACCGGATTCCCGAGGAGCAGTGGAAGAAGTTGTATCTTTATGACTAA
- a CDS encoding proline/glycine betaine ABC transporter permease, producing MALCNYLPDLLCKFPAIDNSTMRVARKTIDDGFRDIVRNYGDAIDVVVHPLQLFLNSSERLFIQTPWIITMLVILAIVHLAGRSFKITGGTAISLLMIGAVGLWRDAMTTLSIVAIATLIAIVIGLPLGILMGRSERLQRLINPVLDVMQTLPSFVYLIPVVVIFGIGKVPGLIAVVIYAIPPVIRLTSLGIRLVDREVLEAADAFGSSNGQKLFNVQLPLALPTIMTGINQTIMMALAMVVVASMVGVGGLGKNVLQAINNQFFTVGFLNGFALVAIAIMFDRASQAFGKRLQKYREVSHG from the coding sequence ATGGCCCTCTGCAATTACCTGCCGGACCTGCTCTGCAAGTTCCCGGCCATCGACAACTCCACGATGCGTGTGGCACGCAAGACCATCGATGACGGTTTTCGCGACATCGTGCGCAACTATGGCGATGCGATCGACGTCGTCGTGCATCCGCTGCAGCTCTTCCTCAACTCCTCGGAGCGGCTGTTCATCCAGACCCCGTGGATCATCACGATGCTGGTCATTCTCGCCATCGTGCATCTGGCCGGGCGCAGCTTCAAGATCACCGGCGGCACCGCCATTTCCCTGCTGATGATCGGCGCGGTCGGCCTCTGGCGAGACGCCATGACGACACTGTCCATCGTCGCCATCGCCACCCTGATCGCCATCGTCATCGGCCTGCCGCTCGGCATCCTGATGGGTCGTTCCGAACGCCTGCAACGCCTCATCAATCCCGTGCTCGACGTGATGCAGACCCTGCCCAGCTTCGTTTATCTCATCCCCGTGGTGGTGATTTTCGGCATCGGCAAGGTTCCGGGCCTGATCGCAGTGGTGATCTATGCCATTCCGCCCGTCATTCGCCTCACCAGCCTCGGCATTCGCCTGGTGGACCGCGAAGTGCTGGAAGCGGCCGATGCTTTCGGCTCCTCCAATGGCCAGAAGCTGTTCAACGTGCAACTGCCGCTGGCGCTGCCCACCATCATGACCGGCATCAACCAGACCATCATGATGGCGCTCGCCATGGTCGTCGTCGCCTCCATGGTCGGTGTCGGCGGGCTCGGCAAGAACGTGCTGCAGGCCATCAACAACCAGTTCTTCACGGTGGGCTTCCTGAACGGTTTCGCTCTGGTCGCCATCGCCATCATGTTCGACCGGGCAAGCCAGGCTTTTGGCAAGCGCCTGCAGAAGTACCGCGAGGTCTCCCATGGCTAA
- the dmeR gene encoding Ni(II)/Co(II)-sensing transcriptional repressor DmeR — MSHTIRNKEKLLARIRRLKGQMEAVERALDDAKPCGEVLQLLASVRGALSGLTGEVMQEHLHEHVVHAENEDERARAAEELAQVLKTYIR; from the coding sequence ATGTCCCATACGATCCGCAACAAGGAAAAGCTGCTCGCCCGCATCCGCCGCCTGAAAGGGCAGATGGAGGCGGTGGAGCGTGCGCTTGATGATGCCAAGCCCTGCGGCGAGGTGCTGCAATTGCTGGCTTCGGTGCGCGGCGCGCTTTCCGGCCTGACGGGGGAGGTGATGCAGGAGCATCTGCACGAACATGTGGTGCATGCCGAAAATGAAGACGAGCGGGCGCGGGCGGCGGAAGAGCTGGCCCAGGTGCTGAAAACCTACATCCGCTAG
- a CDS encoding S9 family peptidase produces the protein MPIFKNLPAAPTAEKRPVQDTHHGITRTDDYAWFRADNWQAMFKDTSILDPAIRAHLEAENAYMEAAMGDTGALQEKLFTEMKGRIKQDDSSVPVRDGPYAYGTLFVTGGEQPHYFRTPRDGGEKHVLLNGDKEAEGKDYFRLSGLDQSSDHSYGIWGYDDKGSEYFTLRIRNLETGEDLADVVENTGGGGAWAPDGKSFFYTLQDENHRPSKVFHHIIGEPQSADRLVYEEKDPGFFMGVGASVLDDFIFIDIHDHETSEYRLLSTSDLTAEPAVVAEREEGIEYSMCEGGDVFFILTNDGDAKDFRIVEAPVTAPGKENWKEIVPHEPGRLILSVDAYARHLVWLERRDGLPRIVIRDRRTGEEHSIAFAEEAYSLGLHGAAEYDTDVIRFSYSSMTTPSQLFDYDMVTRERTLLKTQEVPSGHNPDDYITRRIMAPAHDGELVPVSLLYRKDVALDGSAPCLLYGYGAYGITIPASFSTTTLSLADRGFIYAIAHIRGGKDKGFEWYETGKMEDKQNTFKDFIAAADHLVQEGFTSYDRIIAEGGSAGGMLMGAVANMAPEKFAGIIAAVPFVDVLTTMLDDTLPLTPPEWPEWGNPLESAEEYGWIAAYSPYDNVGAKPYPPILALSGLTDPRVTYWEPTKWVAKLREKTTGEAPILLKTNMAAGHGGKSGRFQRLEEIAFEYAFALKVAGKDAV, from the coding sequence TTGCCGATTTTCAAGAACCTGCCCGCCGCCCCGACCGCCGAAAAACGGCCTGTTCAGGACACGCATCACGGCATTACCCGCACCGACGATTATGCATGGTTCCGGGCCGATAACTGGCAGGCCATGTTCAAGGACACATCCATTCTCGACCCCGCGATCCGCGCCCATCTGGAGGCGGAAAACGCCTATATGGAAGCGGCGATGGGCGACACCGGGGCACTTCAGGAAAAGCTGTTTACGGAGATGAAGGGCCGCATCAAGCAGGATGATTCCTCCGTTCCAGTAAGGGACGGCCCCTATGCCTATGGCACATTGTTCGTGACCGGCGGCGAGCAGCCGCATTATTTCCGCACACCGCGCGATGGCGGCGAAAAACACGTGCTTCTGAACGGCGACAAGGAGGCCGAAGGCAAGGATTATTTCCGTCTGTCCGGCCTCGACCAATCTTCCGATCACAGCTACGGCATCTGGGGTTACGACGACAAGGGCTCGGAATATTTTACCCTGCGCATCCGCAACCTCGAAACCGGCGAAGATCTTGCCGACGTCGTGGAAAACACCGGCGGCGGCGGGGCCTGGGCGCCTGACGGCAAGAGCTTCTTTTATACGCTGCAGGACGAGAACCACCGTCCCTCCAAGGTTTTCCACCACATCATCGGCGAGCCGCAATCGGCCGACCGGCTGGTCTATGAGGAAAAGGACCCCGGCTTCTTCATGGGCGTCGGCGCGTCGGTTCTCGACGATTTCATCTTCATCGACATTCACGACCATGAGACCAGCGAATATCGTCTTCTCTCCACCAGCGACCTGACCGCCGAACCTGCCGTGGTGGCGGAGCGCGAGGAAGGCATCGAATATTCGATGTGCGAAGGCGGCGATGTGTTCTTCATTCTCACCAATGACGGCGATGCCAAGGATTTCCGTATCGTGGAAGCGCCGGTGACGGCGCCCGGCAAGGAAAACTGGAAAGAGATCGTCCCGCATGAGCCGGGCCGTCTCATTCTCTCCGTCGATGCCTATGCCCGCCACCTGGTCTGGCTTGAGCGCCGCGACGGCCTGCCGCGCATCGTCATCCGCGACCGCCGCACGGGCGAGGAACATTCCATCGCCTTTGCCGAGGAAGCCTATTCGCTGGGCCTGCATGGCGCGGCGGAATATGACACCGACGTCATCCGCTTCTCCTATTCCTCGATGACGACGCCGAGCCAGCTGTTCGATTACGACATGGTGACGCGGGAGCGGACGCTGCTGAAGACGCAGGAAGTGCCCTCCGGCCACAATCCTGATGATTACATCACGCGCCGCATCATGGCGCCCGCCCATGATGGCGAACTGGTGCCGGTCTCGCTGCTTTACCGCAAGGATGTGGCGCTTGACGGTTCCGCCCCCTGCCTGCTTTATGGTTATGGCGCTTACGGCATCACCATTCCCGCCTCCTTCTCCACCACCACGCTGTCGCTCGCCGACCGTGGTTTCATCTATGCCATCGCCCATATTCGCGGCGGCAAGGACAAGGGTTTCGAATGGTACGAAACCGGCAAGATGGAAGACAAACAGAACACCTTCAAGGACTTCATCGCCGCTGCCGATCATCTGGTTCAGGAGGGTTTCACCTCCTATGACCGCATCATCGCAGAAGGCGGCTCGGCCGGCGGCATGCTGATGGGGGCTGTCGCCAATATGGCGCCGGAAAAATTCGCCGGCATCATCGCTGCCGTTCCCTTCGTGGATGTGCTGACCACCATGCTCGATGACACTTTGCCGCTGACCCCGCCGGAATGGCCCGAATGGGGCAATCCGCTGGAATCGGCGGAGGAATATGGCTGGATCGCTGCCTATAGTCCCTATGACAATGTCGGTGCGAAGCCTTACCCGCCGATCCTGGCGCTATCCGGCCTGACCGACCCGCGGGTGACCTATTGGGAACCGACCAAATGGGTGGCGAAGCTGCGCGAAAAGACGACGGGAGAAGCGCCGATCCTGCTCAAGACCAACATGGCGGCAGGCCATGGCGGCAAGTCCGGCCGTTTCCAGCGGCTGGAAGAAATCGCCTTCGAATATGCCTTCGCGCTGAAGGTGGCCGGCAAGGACGCTGTTTGA
- the dmeF gene encoding CDF family Co(II)/Ni(II) efflux transporter DmeF, producing the protein MTTTSEFPAATGHDHVFLGQNHERNEKRVWMVIALTTVMMVAEIVAGHWFGSMALTADGWHMSTHAGAMLISALAYLYARREARNPRFTFGTGKFGDLAGFASAVVLAVVALLIAVESAMRLVSPVEIDFNQAILVAVIGLAVNLVSALLLKDDHHHDHGHGHGSHAHHDHGSHAHHGDHGAAKGGRDNNLRAAYLHVLADALTSVLAIVALLLGKWNGWSFLDPLMGIVGGLVIARWSWGLVRSTAATLLDAVPQTEDLPQEIRESVETEEDRITDLHVWQVGPGHHAAIVAIHSQAPKAPDFYKRKLAAIHELSHVTVEVSPARA; encoded by the coding sequence ATGACGACGACATCCGAATTCCCCGCCGCGACCGGCCACGACCATGTTTTTCTCGGCCAGAACCATGAGCGCAATGAAAAGCGCGTGTGGATGGTGATTGCGCTGACCACCGTGATGATGGTGGCCGAGATTGTCGCCGGCCACTGGTTCGGCTCCATGGCATTGACGGCTGACGGATGGCACATGTCCACCCATGCGGGCGCGATGCTGATTTCGGCGCTGGCCTATCTTTATGCCCGGCGTGAGGCGCGCAACCCGCGCTTCACCTTCGGCACCGGCAAGTTCGGCGATCTCGCGGGTTTTGCCAGCGCCGTCGTGCTGGCGGTGGTGGCGCTGCTGATCGCCGTCGAAAGCGCCATGCGCCTCGTCAGCCCGGTCGAGATCGACTTCAACCAGGCGATCCTCGTCGCCGTCATCGGTCTTGCCGTCAATCTCGTCAGCGCCCTGCTTTTGAAGGATGACCATCATCATGACCATGGGCATGGACACGGCTCGCATGCCCATCACGATCACGGCAGCCACGCGCATCATGGCGACCATGGCGCGGCAAAGGGCGGCAGGGACAATAATCTGCGCGCCGCCTATCTGCATGTGCTGGCGGATGCGTTGACCTCGGTTCTCGCCATCGTCGCGCTGTTGCTCGGCAAATGGAACGGCTGGTCCTTTCTCGACCCGCTGATGGGCATTGTCGGAGGTCTGGTCATCGCCCGCTGGTCATGGGGGCTGGTGCGCTCCACGGCGGCAACCCTGCTCGATGCCGTGCCGCAGACGGAAGATCTGCCGCAGGAAATCCGTGAAAGCGTCGAGACGGAAGAAGATCGCATCACCGACCTGCATGTCTGGCAGGTGGGGCCGGGCCATCACGCCGCCATCGTGGCGATCCACTCGCAGGCGCCGAAGGCACCTGATTTCTACAAGCGGAAACTTGCGGCCATACATGAACTGTCGCATGTGACGGTGGAGGTCAGCCCGGCAAGGGCCTGA
- a CDS encoding glycine betaine/L-proline ABC transporter ATP-binding protein: MAKSIEIKNLYKIFGKHPEKYLEAVRSGMDKAELNDKHNHVLGLNNINITMPGGKITVVMGLSGSGKSTLIRHINRLIDPTAGEVLYDGEDICGMSTSALRQFRRHKTAMVFQKFGLLPHRTVLENSVYGLDIQGVPRSKSEEKGRYWLERVGLAGYEDYYPNQLSGGMQQRVGLARALANDADILLMDEAYSALDPLIRVDMQTMLLDLQQELKKTVVFITHDLDEALRLGDHIAILKDGEVVQQGDGQSIILSPADGYVTDFVRDVNRGRVLQATTVMEPLDSKPEGMPVPENATLETIARDMSEANETQAHVVDEDGKAVGSIGLDTLVAAMVTPAPQEVEAEAAEKPEKLQETVMPVEKETA; this comes from the coding sequence ATGGCTAAAAGCATCGAAATCAAGAATCTTTACAAGATCTTCGGCAAGCATCCCGAGAAATATCTCGAAGCGGTGCGGTCGGGCATGGACAAGGCCGAGCTGAACGACAAGCACAACCACGTTCTCGGCCTCAACAACATCAACATCACCATGCCGGGCGGCAAGATCACTGTCGTCATGGGCCTTTCCGGCTCCGGCAAGTCGACGCTCATCCGCCACATCAACCGGCTGATCGACCCGACAGCGGGTGAGGTTCTTTATGACGGCGAGGATATCTGCGGCATGAGCACCTCGGCGCTCAGGCAATTCCGCCGCCACAAGACGGCGATGGTATTCCAGAAATTCGGCCTCTTGCCACACCGCACGGTGCTGGAAAACAGCGTCTACGGCCTCGACATCCAGGGCGTGCCGCGCAGCAAGAGCGAGGAAAAGGGCCGTTACTGGCTGGAGCGTGTCGGCCTTGCCGGTTACGAGGATTATTATCCGAACCAGCTTTCCGGCGGCATGCAGCAGCGTGTGGGCCTTGCCCGGGCGCTTGCCAATGACGCCGATATCCTCCTGATGGATGAAGCCTATTCGGCGCTCGATCCGCTGATCCGTGTCGATATGCAGACCATGCTGCTCGATCTGCAGCAGGAGCTGAAGAAGACCGTCGTGTTCATCACCCACGATCTGGACGAGGCTTTGCGGCTGGGCGACCACATCGCCATTCTGAAGGACGGCGAAGTGGTGCAGCAGGGCGACGGCCAGAGCATCATTCTCTCCCCTGCCGATGGCTACGTCACCGACTTCGTGCGCGACGTCAATCGCGGCCGCGTGCTTCAGGCCACCACCGTCATGGAGCCGTTGGACAGCAAGCCGGAAGGCATGCCGGTGCCAGAAAACGCGACGCTGGAAACCATTGCCCGCGACATGTCAGAGGCCAACGAGACGCAGGCGCATGTGGTTGATGAGGATGGCAAGGCTGTCGGCTCGATCGGCCTCGATACGCTGGTGGCGGCGATGGTGACGCCAGCGCCGCAGGAGGTTGAGGCGGAAGCGGCGGAGAAGCCGGAGAAGCTCCAGGAAACGGTTATGCCGGTGGAGAAGGAAACGGCGTAA
- a CDS encoding helix-turn-helix domain-containing protein — MLSIGELSKRTGVKVPTIRYYEQMGLIREADRSDGNQRRYEKSDLERLAFIRHARDLGLNIEAIRELIALSQHRQMPCEGADRIAAEHLADVREKIAKLRKLEHELERIVAHCDGHSIEDCYVIRALSDHGMCGGEH, encoded by the coding sequence ATGCTGTCCATCGGTGAACTGTCGAAACGCACCGGCGTGAAGGTGCCGACGATCCGTTATTACGAGCAGATGGGCCTCATCCGCGAAGCCGATCGTTCCGATGGCAACCAGCGCCGTTATGAAAAGTCCGACCTCGAAAGGCTGGCCTTCATCCGCCACGCGCGCGATCTCGGGCTGAATATCGAGGCCATCCGTGAGCTGATCGCGCTTAGCCAGCACCGGCAGATGCCGTGCGAGGGAGCGGATCGCATCGCCGCCGAACACCTGGCCGATGTGCGCGAAAAAATCGCCAAGCTCAGGAAACTGGAGCACGAGCTGGAACGCATCGTCGCCCATTGCGATGGCCATTCCATCGAGGATTGTTACGTCATCCGCGCGCTTTCCGACCATGGCATGTGCGGCGGCGAACACTAG
- a CDS encoding dihydrodipicolinate synthase family protein — protein MATRFKGLSAFPITPADEAGRVDTQAFSALIERLDVAAVDSVGILGSTGIYMYLTREERRRAIETAAAILRGKRILMAGVGALRTDEAVALAKDAEAAGADALLLAPVSYTPLTQEEAYHHFAAVAGATALPLAIYNNPTTTRFTFSDELLVRLAYIPNICAIKMPLPADSDYAGELARLRPKLSDDFAIGYSGDWGCAEATLAGGDTWYSVVAGLLPVPALQLMRAAQAKNAEEAQRIDAAFQPLWALFKEFGSIRVVYAAANSLQLTACEPPRPILPLTSAERQRVEEALDALSALESAP, from the coding sequence ATGGCGACACGATTCAAGGGACTTTCGGCTTTTCCGATCACACCGGCCGATGAGGCCGGGCGGGTGGACACACAGGCTTTCTCCGCGCTGATCGAGCGGCTGGATGTGGCGGCGGTCGATTCCGTCGGCATTCTCGGCAGCACCGGCATCTATATGTATCTCACGCGGGAAGAGAGACGCCGCGCCATCGAGACGGCAGCGGCGATCCTCAGGGGCAAGCGCATATTGATGGCCGGCGTCGGCGCATTGCGCACAGATGAGGCGGTGGCGCTGGCGAAGGATGCGGAAGCCGCCGGCGCCGATGCGCTGCTGCTCGCACCCGTCTCCTACACGCCGCTGACGCAGGAAGAGGCCTATCACCATTTCGCCGCCGTGGCCGGCGCGACGGCCCTGCCGCTTGCCATCTACAACAACCCGACGACAACCCGCTTTACCTTCAGCGACGAGCTTCTGGTGCGGCTTGCCTATATCCCCAATATCTGCGCCATCAAGATGCCGCTGCCTGCCGATTCCGATTATGCGGGTGAGCTTGCGCGGCTGAGACCGAAGCTGTCGGATGATTTCGCCATTGGTTACAGCGGCGACTGGGGCTGCGCCGAGGCCACGCTTGCCGGCGGCGACACCTGGTACAGCGTGGTTGCCGGCCTGCTGCCGGTTCCGGCCCTGCAATTGATGCGGGCGGCTCAGGCCAAGAATGCGGAAGAGGCACAGAGGATCGATGCGGCCTTCCAGCCGCTCTGGGCACTGTTCAAGGAATTCGGCAGCATCCGTGTGGTTTACGCCGCCGCCAACAGCCTGCAACTGACGGCGTGCGAACCGCCCCGGCCGATCCTGCCGCTCACCAGCGCGGAACGCCAGCGGGTGGAAGAGGCGCTGGACGCCCTGTCCGCGCTGGAAAGCGCGCCATAA
- a CDS encoding ABC transporter substrate-binding protein, translating into MKKLLASTILVTGFTIAAGAAHSANAAEACGSISIAEMNWASAGVAAYVDKFIMENGYDCTVNVVSGDTMPTFASMNEKGQPDMAPELWVNAVREPLDAAVKDGRMIEASKILSEGGIEGWWIPKFIADEHPDIKTVEDALKHPELFPAPEDASKGAVHNCPSGWNCQVTTTNLYKAREGDKKGFTLVDTGSAAGLDGSIANAFEKKQGWLGYYWSPTAILGKYEMVKLDDGVELDRAHFDECTAKVDCADPRVNAYPVADVFTVITKDFEGKAGVTLDYIKARNWDNKVVAEILAWMDENQGTNEDGAEYFLENHEEIWTKWVPAEVAEKIKASM; encoded by the coding sequence ATGAAGAAACTCCTGGCCTCGACCATTCTCGTAACGGGCTTTACCATCGCTGCCGGTGCAGCACATTCCGCCAATGCCGCCGAAGCGTGCGGCAGCATCTCCATCGCCGAAATGAACTGGGCATCCGCCGGTGTCGCGGCTTACGTCGACAAGTTCATCATGGAAAACGGCTATGACTGCACGGTCAACGTCGTCAGCGGCGATACCATGCCGACCTTCGCCTCCATGAACGAAAAGGGCCAGCCGGACATGGCGCCCGAATTGTGGGTGAATGCCGTGCGCGAGCCGCTCGATGCCGCCGTCAAGGACGGCCGTATGATCGAAGCATCGAAAATTCTTTCCGAAGGCGGTATCGAAGGCTGGTGGATCCCGAAATTCATCGCCGATGAGCACCCCGACATCAAGACCGTCGAGGATGCGCTGAAGCATCCCGAGCTCTTCCCCGCCCCGGAAGACGCCAGCAAGGGCGCCGTGCACAATTGCCCCTCCGGCTGGAACTGCCAGGTGACCACCACCAATCTCTACAAGGCACGCGAAGGCGACAAAAAGGGCTTCACGCTGGTCGATACCGGCTCCGCCGCCGGCCTTGACGGCTCCATCGCCAATGCATTCGAAAAGAAGCAGGGCTGGCTCGGCTATTACTGGTCGCCCACCGCCATTCTCGGCAAATACGAGATGGTGAAGCTGGACGACGGCGTCGAACTCGACCGCGCCCATTTCGACGAGTGCACGGCCAAGGTCGATTGCGCCGACCCCAGGGTCAACGCCTATCCGGTGGCCGATGTCTTTACCGTCATCACCAAGGATTTCGAAGGCAAGGCCGGCGTGACGCTGGACTACATCAAGGCCCGCAACTGGGACAACAAGGTGGTCGCCGAAATCCTTGCCTGGATGGATGAGAACCAGGGCACCAACGAGGATGGCGCGGAATATTTCCTCGAAAACCACGAGGAAATCTGGACGAAGTGGGTTCCGGCCGAGGTGGCGGAGAAGATCAAGGCTTCGATGTGA
- a CDS encoding polysaccharide deacetylase family protein: protein MLRRLFIAALLVSASSAAFAGTGLVEPTLKMTPQHDGKVRVAMTLDACMGKTDHRILDTLVKERIPATIFVTARWLKHNGEALAVLMAHPDLFEIENHGENHVPAVDRPVSIYGIAAAGSEAAVEQEVEGGRRAIVAATGLQPQWFRGATAKYTRSSMATINRLGMRVAGYSVNGDGGSLLGAAMTAKHIASAKDGDVIISHINQPTHEAGEGVVKGLLALKARGVIFARLDDPSFAPPGN, encoded by the coding sequence ATGCTGCGTCGCCTCTTCATTGCCGCCCTGTTAGTCTCTGCCTCATCCGCCGCGTTCGCGGGCACCGGCCTTGTCGAGCCGACGCTGAAGATGACGCCGCAGCATGACGGCAAGGTGCGGGTGGCGATGACGCTGGATGCCTGCATGGGCAAGACCGATCACCGCATTCTCGATACGCTGGTGAAGGAGCGCATTCCGGCAACGATCTTCGTCACCGCCCGCTGGCTGAAACACAATGGCGAGGCGCTCGCCGTCCTCATGGCGCATCCGGATTTGTTCGAGATCGAAAACCACGGCGAAAACCATGTGCCGGCGGTGGACAGGCCGGTTTCCATCTACGGCATCGCCGCCGCCGGTTCGGAAGCGGCGGTCGAGCAGGAAGTGGAGGGTGGCCGCCGGGCGATCGTCGCCGCCACCGGTCTCCAGCCGCAATGGTTCCGTGGTGCGACGGCCAAATACACCAGGTCCTCCATGGCCACCATCAACCGGCTCGGCATGCGGGTGGCCGGTTATTCCGTCAATGGCGATGGCGGCTCGCTGCTGGGTGCGGCGATGACGGCAAAACACATCGCCTCGGCAAAAGACGGCGACGTCATCATCTCCCACATCAACCAGCCCACCCATGAGGCGGGCGAAGGCGTGGTGAAAGGCCTTCTGGCGCTGAAGGCGCGCGGCGTCATCTTCGCCCGGCTGGACGACCCATCCTTCGCGCCGCCGGGGAATTGA
- the pip gene encoding prolyl aminopeptidase, translating into MAEIFPEITPFETVFLEISEGHRLHVTITGNPAGRPAILLHGGPGSGLSATARRYFDPARYRIIQFDQRGCGKSTPNASESLAHNTTHHLIDDMEAIRCALSVDDWLVYGSSWGATLALAYAQRHPERVRAMVLAGVTTTRQKEIDWLYKGLAMFLPQQWRRFIAAIPDHLPKEDPVGAYLQLLNDPDPAVRRMAALEWHLWEAGSISAEASSAFPEKWRDSDYILTRARLCAHYFHHAAWLEDGVLLRNAGLLAGIPGVLIQGMRDLQGPPVTAHDLAAAWPGSELIAIGGAGHSTGDTGMEDAIVSAIARFAN; encoded by the coding sequence ATGGCCGAAATATTTCCCGAAATCACCCCGTTCGAGACTGTTTTCCTCGAGATTTCCGAAGGTCACCGGCTGCATGTGACGATTACCGGCAATCCGGCGGGGCGGCCGGCGATCCTGCTGCATGGCGGCCCCGGTTCGGGGCTTTCGGCGACGGCCAGACGCTATTTCGATCCCGCCCGCTACCGCATCATCCAGTTCGACCAGCGTGGCTGCGGCAAAAGCACACCGAATGCTAGCGAGAGCCTGGCGCATAACACCACACATCACCTGATCGACGACATGGAGGCCATCCGCTGCGCACTTTCGGTGGATGACTGGCTGGTTTACGGCAGCTCCTGGGGCGCCACGCTCGCGCTGGCCTATGCCCAGCGCCACCCGGAGCGGGTGCGGGCTATGGTGCTGGCCGGCGTCACCACCACCCGGCAAAAGGAGATCGACTGGCTTTACAAGGGGCTGGCAATGTTTCTGCCGCAACAGTGGCGGCGTTTCATCGCGGCTATCCCGGATCATCTGCCGAAGGAAGATCCCGTCGGCGCGTATCTTCAGCTTTTGAACGATCCTGACCCGGCCGTCCGCCGGATGGCGGCGCTTGAATGGCATTTGTGGGAGGCGGGCTCGATCAGTGCGGAGGCCAGCTCGGCCTTTCCGGAAAAATGGCGCGACAGCGATTATATCCTGACCCGCGCCCGTCTCTGCGCCCATTATTTCCACCATGCGGCCTGGCTGGAAGACGGCGTGCTTCTGCGCAATGCCGGCCTTCTTGCCGGCATTCCCGGCGTGCTCATCCAGGGCATGCGCGACCTGCAGGGACCGCCCGTCACCGCCCATGACCTTGCCGCCGCATGGCCGGGAAGCGAGTTGATTGCCATAGGTGGAGCCGGGCATTCCACCGGTGATACCGGGATGGAAGATGCGATTGTTTCAGCAATCGCACGATTTGCAAATTGA